In Chaetodon trifascialis isolate fChaTrf1 chromosome 6, fChaTrf1.hap1, whole genome shotgun sequence, one DNA window encodes the following:
- the LOC139332537 gene encoding leukocyte surface antigen CD53, protein MTQGCLKCLKFTMCAANFLCFMCGVAVLGFGVYMMVTFKIAALTPTLASFNLANMLLISGIVITCVSFLGFLGALKENRCLLLTFFLILFLLMLVELTAACLLLVYEGEIAKWVKEDLIKGLEKAKGKTGNTTDVMSDWDLVQEQFDCCGVKNRTDWGDKVPQSCCKNKCNTPQPEYREEGCLTTLKNLFEENFLTTGISVIVLCIVEVLGMCFAMTLFCHISRSGLGYKL, encoded by the exons ATGACTCAAGGATGCCTCAAGTGTTTAAAGTTCACCATGTGTGCCGCCAACTTCCtttgtttt ATGTGTGGCGTGGCCGTGCTGGGTTTCGGTGTGTACATGATGGTGACCTTCAAGATAGCTGCGCTCACCCCGACGTTGGCCAGCTTCAACTTGGCCAACATGCTGCTGATCAGCGGCATTGTCATTACTTGTGTGTCCTTCCTGGGTTTCCTTGGCGCTCTGAAGGAGAACCGCTGTCTCCTCCTGACA TTCTTCCTGATACTGTTCTTGCTGATGCTAGTGGAGCTGACTGCAGCATGTTTGCTACTGGTGTATGAGGGAGAG ATTGCTAAATGGGTGAAAGAAGATCTCATTAAAGGCTTGGAAAAGGCAAAAGGAAAGACTGGAAATACAACAGATGTGATGAGTGACTGGGATCTGGTTCAGGAGCAG TTCGATTGCTGTGGAGTCAAAAATAGGACAGACTGGGGAGACAAAGTGCCTCAATCTTGCTGCAAGAACAAATGTAACACCCCGCAACCCGAGTACAGAGAAGAG GGTTGTTTGACAACATTGAAGAACTTGTTTGAGGAGAATTTCCTAACCACTGGGATTTCTGTCATTGTCCTCTGCATTGTTGAG GTCTTGGGAATGTGTTTCGCCATGACACTCTTCTGCCACATCAGTAGATCTGGACTGGGCTACAAATTATAG